The following coding sequences are from one Chanos chanos chromosome 12, fChaCha1.1, whole genome shotgun sequence window:
- the prrc2a gene encoding protein PRRC2A isoform X4 has protein sequence MSERSGQTAKGKDGKTKYASLNLFDTYKGKSLETQKPVVPPRHGLQSLGKVSSARRMPPPANLPSLKAENKGNDPNVSLVPKDGTGWASKQEQADPKSTDVSSAPQPDSQQPGASQTPVLTQPRTPPAQEAPTPAQAAGVKSWAQASVTHGAQGDGGRGSNQPSPFSREEFPTLQAAGDQDKAGREQATADQWYGPGPSLRPQNVTSWRDGGGRALAPTPAGEGVSEGGSGGAMVMEGAAGAPSLQQNATSHGLPRNPPAGSPALPLPQPPVAPQFAAYRGIMPPFMYSPYLPFPPPYGPQGPYRYPPPNEAPRFSRSQGGPGPDSRPPGGPRGEVVKRPSILKQDDLKELDELDHDGDEGWAGAHEEIDYSAKLKFSDDEGEEDGEEERSETKNGTREPREQQRSQEGPTSVLRSRTSDSGGDTRRTPPSSTDDGQTPPSSKPAWAEEGGSGWGGQGSTGSYQDRPTNQSASAGPPVASQKLPGPQGQQQTGPLPGGPTPPPSSTLLPQPQGEDEDEAWRQRRKQSSSEISAAVERARRRREEEERRMEEERRAACAEKLKRLDEKQQQQQTVKPTAAGEAPANSPSPSLSASASSPNVSQPPSPCVDPEEAPLSSSQPGSTAGAVVNSTNRQRAGSNSSYDSNTESQQLPQPPASQQPQQQTLDTAGPGEAKEETVGGGVHVRSSRGGEDNVKVESVGGGSGRQGSGSLGQGFSKYQKSLPPRFQRQQQEQLLKQQQQWQQQQQQQHNQASNQLQSQPQAPQGPSPGSAPQSGPKQPTLYPPGSMGRPPHLPMNFDPRWMMMGYVDPRIIQGRPPPMDYYPPSMHPTGLMGRERSDSGGSGSDPFDRQQHGGPPHPHRGTPPMDPKLAWGPDVFPGGGEGRGLSSPLRQKQALEEEEIGKGPRSDTPPVRMREGGPGPIQQPNAPNSPSGSSNQTPPPVGTQVGGQGSSHLPHHQSFMGGRGTYSSFPDTGSRMASHQQQRSNSGGTLHGFGHQDEGPQGGQQGQIWGALHHHYDRNGRTDLSPLENSPHVQHHHAPHPHPSHFSLHPHKQENGRDRERVGDPKKGDPSPPLHQPSLSSSCSSSSSSSSAREDGSGKQLLHHTPPIQHEHDSGTVQGGGRKMDKAGNVHTHGPQSSQQPVQQHHSKGGQRGREHKTETQWGPRPGSSNMGGGSAHNRKSGSGIGGNTGGDDSTHQLSDKSSAQSGGGNKRAGPIKRPVPKEMKREAGEGEGGEKTVGGSGKDKEQDASQLLAKQDQTSGSQSTSAKDDTAPSGKPRNGGKERAAGGGVGKGPKDGDGSIAASSSGPPSRRDRDRSNDRGGSAGGTTYHPSSRGSRSSRGRGEFYGRGRGYRGTYTGSTGGGGSRGRAGGRSSRSAANSGYHGSAAQDYRREMSSGSGRHGQGGSHPNPARARNRSETRSEGSEYEEVPKRRRQRGSETGSESAASDLAHSDKEDRKPNARNGTGNDNPTKGSSSSSAPPRSSQARVFTPRGVPSRRGRGGGGAGGGIYRSGGSGGVSGGHRSGSASHSWSSKSSVAARKQQAPSQPSPQKDSGRGAVGDKKEKVADQIQSQGTNPPTSSIPGAPTSVQPGATENGGVGAQLPSTNPTTNSTGPATQTLSQPTPDGRGYPPRGFERPPRRRRQGRSQHQQDKPPRFRRLKQERENAARINGSSRIIGSGGGQQQQRPTSPLQNSIQETDGSAPNTTGASDANHIVTASTNNNNNSSHLGGGNVNLNSHHHHHYQGNAGQTHLQHHHNHNPAGGAKSPDVSNQNSDQANEEWETASESSDFTEFREREGGGKSYSSHHHHHPSGRVGGGGGGGGGGGGEREMTAKESAANKRSFSSQRPGMERQNRRVNAGGGGGRGPRGPPSGGGVGGGPGNGGASRGEKRGNWPSPKNRK, from the exons ATGTCAGAGCGCTCTGGGCAAACGGCAAAGGGGAAGGATGGCAAAACCAAGTATGCGTCTCTCAACCTGTTTGATACCTACAAAGGAAAGAGCCTTGAAACACAGAAGCCTGTTG TTCCCCCTCGTCATGGCTTGCAGTCTCTTGGTAAAGTTTCCTCTGCCCGGCGTATGCCTCCACCTGCCAACCTGCCCAGTCTGAAGGCAGAGAACAAAGGTAACGACCCCAACGTCTCGCTCGTTCCCAAAGACGGCACAGGATGGGCAAGCAAGCAGGAACAAGCAGACCCAAAGAG TACCGATGTATCGTCAGCTCCGCAGCCGGATTCGCAGCAGCCTGGGGCTTCACAGACGCCTGTATTGACCCAACCGAGAACTCCCCCCGCTCAAGAG GCCCCGACTCCAGCTCAGGCCGCAGGAGTAAAGTCCTGGGCTCAGGCCAGTGTTACACATGGAGCACAAGGAGATG GTGGAAGGGGATCAAACCAACCATCGCCATTCTCTCGCGAGGAATTTCCCACCCTGCAGGCGGCTGGAGACCAGGACAAAGCTGGCAGAGAACAGGCCACTGCAGATCAGTGGTATGGGCCCGGACCAAGCCTCCGCCCCCAGA atgttaCGAGTTGGCGGGATGGTGGGGGCCGTGCCCTGGCGCCCACCCCTGCTGGGGAGGGGGTATCGGAGGGCGGTTCTGGAGGAGCCATGGTGATGGAGGGTGCTGCCGGGGCCCCTTCCCTCCAGCAGAACGCGACCTCCCATGGGCTACCTAGAAACCCTCCCGCCGGCAGCCCCGCCCTGCctctcccccaaccccccgtCGCCCCCCAGTTTGCAGCCTATAGAGGGATCATGCCTCCCTTT ATGTACTCACCGTACTTGCCCTTCCCGCCACCTTACGGCCCTCAAGGGCCCTACAGGTACCCGCCACCAAATGAGGCCCCTAG attCTCTCGTTCGCAGGGTGGACCAGGCCCAGACAGCCGTCCACCTGGGGGTCCTCGTGGCGAGGTTGTGAAACGTCCCTCTATCCTAAAACAGGACGACTTGAAAGAGCTAGATGAGCTTGACCATGATGGAGATGAGGGCTGGGCTG GGGCACATGAGGAGATTGATTACTCTGCCAAGCTGAAGTTCAGTGAtgatgagggagaggaagacggggaagaggagaggagtgaaaCTAAGAATGGCACTCG GGAAcccagagagcagcagagatCCCAAGAAGGACCCACCTCTGTGCTACGTTCCCGAACGTCTGACAGTGGAGGGGACACACGCCGCACCCCTCCCTCCAGTACTGATGATGGCCAGACACCTCCCTCCAGCAAGCCAGCATGGGCCGAGGAGGGAGGTAGTGGCTGGGGAGGGCAAGGCAGCACTGGATCTTATCAG GACCGGCCCACAAACCAGTCGGCATCCGCTGGCCCTCCCGTGGCCTCACAGAAGCTTCCTGGTCCTCAGGGCCAGCAGCAAACTGGGCCCCTACCTGGCGGCCCCACCCCTCCACCTTCATCCACCCTGCTTCCCCAGCCTCAGGGAGAGGATGAAGACGAGGCCTGGCGGCAGAGGAGAAAGCAGTCGTCATCCGAGATTTCGGCTGCAGTGGAGCGTGCCAGACGTCGacgggaggaagaggagcggaggatggaggaagagaggcgTGCTGCATGTGCAGAAAAACTGAAGAGACTGGATgagaaacagcaacagcagcagacCGTCAAGCCCACTGCCGCTGGCGAGGCTCCCGCCAACAGCCCTAGCCCTTCTTTGTCAGCTTCTGCTTCTTCCCCTAATGTCAGTCAGCCTCCGTCACCCTGCGTGGACCCTGAAGAGGCCCCCCTCTCGTCCTCTCAGCCTGGGAGCACAGCTGGAGCAGTTGTCAACAGTACTAACAGACAGAGGGCAGGCAGTAACAGCAGCTACGACTCCAACACTG AGTCTCAGCAGCTTCCTCAACCTCCAGCATCCCAGCAGCCACAGCAGCAAACCTTGGACACAGCAGGGCCTGGGGAAGCCAAAGAGGAGACCGTGGGGGGTGGCGTCCACGTCCGGAGCTCCAGAGGTGGAGAGGAcaatgttaaggtggagagtgTTGGTGGAGGATCAGGAAGACAGGGCAGTGGGTCACTTGGTCAAGGTTTCTCCAAATACCAGAAATCTCTTCCACCACGTTTTCAGAGGCAGCAGCAG GAGCAGCTCCTTAAACAGCAGCAGCaatggcagcagcagcagcagcaacagcacaaCCAAGCCTCAAACCAACTCCAGTCCCAGCCACAGGCTCCACAGGGGCCTTCACCTGGCTCTGCACCTCAATCTGGCCCTAAGCAACCAACCCTCTACCCACCTGGGTCCATGGGACGCCCACCTCATCTTCCAATGAACTTTGACCCCCGCTGGATGATGATGGGCTATGTGGACCCACGGATAATTCAGGGCCGTCCTCCACCCATGGACTACTATCCCCCCAGCATGCACCCCACTG GCTTGATGGGACGGGAACGCTCTGATTCAGGTGGATCAGGGTCAGATCCCTTTGATCGGCAGCAGCACGGAGGACCACCTCATCCTCATCGTGGGACACCTCCTATGGATCCAAAGTTGGCTTGGGGGCCAGATGTGTTCCCCGGAGGGGGTGAGGGTCGGGGACTGAGCTCCCCTCTGAGGCAGAAGCAAGCTcttgaggaagaggagattggCAAAGGACCAAG GAGCGATACCCCTCCAGTCCGTATGCGTGAAGGAGGACCAGGTCCCATTCAGCAGCCCAATGCCCCTAACTCCCCTTCAGGCTCCTCTAACCAAACCCCACCACCTGTAGGGACTCAAGTTGGTGGCCAGGGAAGCAGCCATCTTCCTCATCACCAGTCCTTCATGGGTGGACGGGGAACCTACAGCAGCTTCCCTGACACTGGATCCAGGATGGCATCGCACCAGCAGCAAAGGAGCAACAGTGGTGGGACTTTGCATGGCTTTGGCCATCAGGATGAGGGTCCTCAAGGGGGCCAGCAGGGGCAAATCTGGGGTGCCCTGCACCACCATTATGACCGCAATGGTCGTACTGATCTCTCTCCTCTAGAGAACAGTCCCCATGTTCAGCATCACCATGCCCCACACCCTCATCCCTCTCatttctccctccatcctcaTAAGCAGGAGAATGGTAGGGACCGGGAGAGAGTGGGGGATCCCAAAAAGGGAGACCCCTCACCCCCTCTCCACCAACcgtccctctcctcctcctgctcctcctccagctcctcttcctcagccagAGAGGACGGCAGCGGAAAACAGCTGTTGCATCATACCCCTCCGATTCAGCATGAGCACGATTCTGGAACTGTGCAGGGTGGTGGAAGGAAAATGGACAAAGCAGGAAACGTCCACACACATGGCCCTCAGTCATCCCAGCAGCCAGTGCAGCAGCATCACTCCAAAGGTGGTCAGCGTGGGCGGGAGCACAAGACTGAGACCCAATGGGGCCCCCGACCTGGGAGCAGTAACATGGGTGGCGGCTCCGCCCATAACAGAAAGTCAGGCTCTGGTATAGGTGGTAACACTGGTGGGGATGATTCAACCCATCAGCTGTCTGATAAGTCCTCTGCCCAGTCAGGAGGTGGCAACAAGAGGGCAGGACCTATTAAAAGGCCCGTCCCaaaggaaatgaagagagaggctGGTGAAGGGGAAGGGGGAGAAAAGACAGTTGGAGGCTCAGGAAAAGATAAAGAGCAAGACGCTAGCCAATTATTAGCCAAGCAAGATCAGACTTCTGGATCTCAGTCAACCTCTGCTAAGGATGACACAGCCCCATCAGGCAAACCCCGAAATGGAGGCAAGGAGCGAGCTGCAGGCGGAGGTGTAGGCAAAGGACCTAAAGATGGAGATGGCTCCATTGCAGCGAGCTCCTCAGGTCCTCCGTCCAGAAGGGACAGGGATCGCTCTAATGATAGAGGAGGAAGCGCAGGGGGGACCACTTACCACCCCTCCTCTAGGGGCAGTCGGTCAAGTCGCGGGCGGGGAGAGTTCTACGGACGAGGCAGAGGCTACAGGGGCACTTACACCGGCAGCACAGGAGGTGGTGGCAGCCGCGGAAGAGCAGGCGGCCGGAGCAGCAGATCTGCAGCTAACAGTGGCTACCACGGGTCTGCCGCACAAGATTACAGGAGGGAGATGTCGTCGGGCAGCGGCAGGCACGGACAGGGAGGCTCACACCCGAATCCTGCACGTGCCCGAAACCGCAGCGAAACCCGTAGCGAGGGCTCTGAATACGAAGAGGTCccaaagaggaggaggcagagaggctCGGAAACAGGTAGTGAGAGTGCTGCCAGCGACCTTGCCCATTCAGACAAGGAGGACCGAAAACCTAATGCCAGGAACGGAACAGGGAATGACAACCCAACAAAAGGTAGTTCCTCCTCGTCGGCTCCGCCTAGAAGCTCCCAGGCCAGGGTGTTCACCCCAAGAGGTGTGCCCTCAAGGAGAGGCAGGGGTGGAGGTGGTGCCGGAGGAGGCATCTACAGAAGCGGCGGCAGTGGAGGAGTATCTGGCGGACACAGATCTGGTTCTGCTTCTCACAGCTGGTCTTCGAAATCTTCTGTGGCGGCTCGAAAGCAGCAGGCTCCCTCACAACCTTCCCCTCAGAAAGATTCAGGCCGTGGAGCAGTTGGGGATAAGAAGGAGAAGGTAGCAGACCAGATTCAGTCTCAGGGTACAAATCCTCCCACGTCCTCCATTCCCGGTGCACCAACATCTGTCCAGCCAGGGGCTACTGAAAACGGAGGTGTAGGGGCGCAGCTGCCCTCAACCAACCCCACTACGAATTCTACCGGCCCTGCTACGCAGACATTGTCTCAGCCTACTCCAGACGGGCGCGGTTACCCTCCCCGAGGATTTGAACGTCCTCCGCGCCGTAGACGCCAGGGCCGGTCTCAACATCAGCAAGACAAGCCTCCCAGATTCCGACGGCTAAAGCAAGAACGAGAAAACGCTGCTCGGATCAATGGAAGTAGCAGGATCATCGGGAGCGGGGGcggacagcagcagcagcgacCTACTTCGCCCTTACAGAATTCCATACAAGAGACAGATGGTAGTGCACCTAACACAACTGGGGCTTCAGATGCAAACCACATTGTCACTGCATCTaccaataataacaataacagcagtCACCTCGGGGGTGGGAACGTGAATCTCAACagccaccatcatcatcactaccAGGGCAACGCTGGACAGACCCATCTACAGcaccaccacaaccacaacccTGCTGGGGGTGCCAAGTCCCCTGATGTCTCCAACCAGAACTCAGACCAAGCCAATGAGGAGTGGGAGACTGCCTCAGAGAGCAGTGACTTCACTGAGtttcgagagagagaggggggtggtaAATCCTATTCctcccatcaccaccaccatcctTCAGGAAGagtaggaggtggaggaggaggaggaggcgggggaGGTGGTGAGCGAGAGATGACGGCGAAAGAATCGGCCGCTAACAAGAGAAGTTTCTCCAGCCAGAGACCCGGGATGGAGCGGCAGAATCGGAGGGTCAATGCTGGTGGCGGTGGAGGTAGAGGCCCCAGGGGGCCGCCCAGTGGAGGTGGAGTTGGAGGGGGTCCCGGTAATGGTGGGGCCAGTCGTGGTGAGAAGCGTGGTAACTGGCCCTCTCCCAAAAACCGGAAGTGA